One Carassius gibelio isolate Cgi1373 ecotype wild population from Czech Republic chromosome A7, carGib1.2-hapl.c, whole genome shotgun sequence DNA window includes the following coding sequences:
- the LOC128017806 gene encoding uncharacterized protein LOC128017806, producing the protein MSRDSMQMHLHQSDSDSSDDSMKDRPLMSSRMKPPRRRPSMDEQTEELSDIIRLREELNELHKKITPECNEHIKKMTDVVNEFEKDYRHAFYDNIRRVGARIGAGIGAITGMVLGLALAPFTFGASVIAAGVGAAAGAAAGGGIVFIIGEFKKEQQEKKSRQTIEKELEELQYKISPIINMLEKIYDCTQKILRNPKLSEHKVNELRERFSSCFEKTQLFQRDRSRAVGAQKDLTGDLSGIFAEISSVLKILEEIIEDKEEQNDNDNLEETPADKQTQKQKIDEEQFKKKAETFIDEMKKGINELQNVMNEVDQIKQRLSTN; encoded by the exons ATGTCAAGAGACAGTATGCAAATGCATCTCCATCAGAGTGACTCTGACTCCAGTGATGACAGCATGAAAGATCGTCCTTTAATGTCAT CCAGAATGAAACCACCGAGACGCCGACCCAGTATGGACGAACAGACTGAAGAACT ATCTGACATTATTCGTCTCAGAGAAGAATTGAACGAACTCCATAAGAAAATTACTCCTGAATGCAATGAGCATATAAAGAAAATGACTGATGTTGTCAATGAGTTTGAAAAAGATTACAGACATGCTTTTTATGATAATATACGAAGAGTCGGTGCTCGAATCGGTGCTGGAATCGGTGCAATCACAGGCATGGTTTTAGGATTAGCTTTAGCTCCATTTACTTTTGGGGCTTCTGTCATTGCCGCTGGAGTAGGTGCTGCTGCTGGTGCTGCTGCAGGTGgtggaattgtttttattattggaGAATTCAAGAAAGAacagcaggaaaaaaaatcaagacaaacCATAGAAAAAGAACTTGAGGAACTTCAGTATAAAATCAGCCCTATTATTAACATGCTAGAGAAGATTTATGATTGTACTCAGAAAATACTGAGAAACCCCAAGCTATCAGAGCACAAAGTCAATGAACTACGTGAACGTTTCTCCTCCTGCTTTGAAAAAACACAGCTCTTCCAGAGAGATAGGAGTAGAGCAGTGGGTGCACAGAAAGATTTGACTGGAGATCTGTCAGGAATATTTGCTGAGATCAGTTCTGTGCTTAAAATTCTGGAAGAGATCATCGAAGACAAAGAGGAGCAAAATGACAATGACAACCTCGAAGAAACACCCGCAGATAAACAAACGCAAAAGCAAAAAATAGATGAAGAACAGTTCAAGAAAAAAGCAGAGACATTCATTGATGAAATGAAGAAAGGAATTAATGAGTTACAGAATGTGATGAATGAAGTTGATCAAATTAAACAAAGACTATCAACTAATTGA